From Erwinia pyri, a single genomic window includes:
- a CDS encoding AfsA-related hotdog domain-containing protein produces MHDVQNLNKNKQPPTITYPGCTIDKKYVHRQAVNEVFITSSHQNETDHFSVTAVMPKSHMYFNDQPELIDDNQYYDALLLLEIFRQTSICVTHKYYDVPLTAKFIFNDAKFSIINHHLLQISELSQCLTVEVKIRNHKYRRHVLFGYTLDMDILINNTLCAHKKMDIGWMEKSVWKKLRSRHESHHPFEFSYIKPVSSISVGRNIPRNVVIGDIREDDNFFKASLIVDQSYSSIFDHPLDHVPAMFIIEACRQSALMAVFIREDIKVNQLLFHSCDISFLHFCELSCISECVINMSDIISTYNVIQVPVSVMQNDSQNTVGVISFKIIMK; encoded by the coding sequence ATGCATGATGTGCAGAATTTAAATAAGAATAAACAACCGCCGACCATAACTTACCCCGGTTGCACGATTGATAAAAAGTATGTACACCGGCAGGCAGTTAATGAAGTTTTCATCACCAGTTCACATCAGAACGAAACTGACCACTTTTCGGTTACGGCTGTGATGCCAAAATCACACATGTATTTTAACGATCAGCCTGAACTGATCGATGATAATCAATATTATGATGCCTTACTGCTACTGGAGATTTTTCGGCAGACCTCTATTTGCGTAACCCATAAGTATTACGATGTGCCCTTAACTGCCAAATTCATTTTTAATGATGCAAAATTCAGTATCATAAATCACCATCTGCTGCAAATAAGTGAATTATCACAATGTTTAACCGTTGAGGTTAAAATAAGAAATCATAAATATCGTCGGCATGTGCTTTTTGGTTATACTCTGGATATGGATATCCTTATAAATAATACCCTCTGTGCTCATAAGAAAATGGATATTGGCTGGATGGAGAAATCGGTCTGGAAAAAGTTAAGATCCAGACATGAAAGCCACCATCCATTTGAGTTTTCATATATTAAGCCTGTAAGTAGCATATCTGTAGGGCGCAATATACCACGAAATGTGGTTATTGGTGATATTCGGGAAGACGATAATTTTTTTAAAGCATCTCTGATTGTTGACCAGTCTTATTCGTCTATATTTGATCATCCTCTGGACCATGTTCCGGCAATGTTTATTATAGAGGCGTGCCGGCAGAGCGCTCTAATGGCCGTTTTTATACGAGAAGATATTAAAGTGAACCAGCTTTTATTCCATAGCTGTGATATATCTTTTCTCCACTTTTGTGAGCTAAGTTGTATATCTGAATGCGTAATTAACATGAGTGATATTATTTCAACTTACAACGTCATTCAGGTGCCTGTTTCTGTTATGCAAAATGATAGTCAAAATACTGTCGGAGTGATTAGTTTTAAAATCATCATGAAATAA
- the sctS gene encoding type III secretion system export apparatus subunit SctS, with translation MDILTLFRQAMLLVVVLSAPPLIVAVIVGVIVSLLQAVMQLQDQTLPFAIKLVAVGVALALTGRWIGVELMELAQSAFAMMPNVKY, from the coding sequence ATGGATATTTTGACGCTGTTTCGTCAGGCGATGCTGCTGGTGGTGGTCCTCTCTGCGCCGCCGCTGATTGTGGCGGTGATCGTCGGCGTTATTGTCTCGCTGCTGCAGGCGGTGATGCAGCTGCAGGATCAGACTCTGCCGTTTGCCATCAAGCTGGTGGCGGTAGGGGTGGCGCTGGCGCTGACCGGCCGCTGGATAGGCGTGGAGCTGATGGAGCTGGCGCAGAGCGCCTTTGCCATGATGCCCAACGTGAAGTACTGA
- a CDS encoding type III secretion system HrpP C-terminal domain-containing protein has protein sequence MIRSLSQTAAQQHATERQAQQHKDQQRQSRQLFLQHREAQRNDPRAAPQPAQAQNAPAAGRRLQPEQTRRPAAEDRSLFSSLLEADDVMAPRLMLDQGSDQQQGFAQLEEPSLPGAPPAMALWQEIEPALADALAEQPPGEMRLTLMLPKLGNVQAQMAALPGGGWDIALHLHPGAWQALLPHQERCRFSLRQKMACRVKLRFERRADEDRESAG, from the coding sequence ATGATCCGTTCTCTCTCTCAGACCGCGGCACAGCAGCACGCCACTGAACGACAGGCGCAGCAGCACAAGGATCAACAGCGCCAGAGCCGCCAGCTTTTTTTGCAGCATCGCGAAGCCCAACGCAACGATCCGCGCGCTGCGCCGCAGCCTGCGCAGGCTCAGAATGCGCCTGCAGCCGGCAGGCGCCTGCAACCTGAACAAACCCGTCGTCCCGCCGCAGAAGATCGCTCTCTTTTCAGCTCGCTGCTTGAAGCTGACGACGTGATGGCCCCTCGTCTGATGCTGGATCAGGGGTCGGATCAGCAGCAGGGATTTGCTCAGCTGGAGGAGCCGTCACTCCCGGGCGCGCCTCCGGCAATGGCGTTGTGGCAGGAGATAGAGCCTGCGCTGGCAGACGCCCTGGCAGAGCAGCCGCCGGGGGAGATGCGGCTGACGCTGATGCTGCCGAAGCTGGGAAATGTGCAGGCGCAGATGGCCGCGCTGCCGGGCGGAGGCTGGGATATCGCTCTGCATTTGCACCCCGGCGCGTGGCAGGCGCTGCTGCCCCATCAGGAGCGCTGCCGTTTCTCGCTGCGTCAGAAAATGGCCTGCCGGGTGAAATTACGCTTTGAGCGCCGTGCGGATGAGGATCGGGAGTCTGCAGGATGA
- a CDS encoding ArsR/SmtB family transcription factor produces the protein MTKVKRENHPLVLATVLKALSDPTRLKIIQELIIDEVGAERHCTSFSGLADVARATRSHHFKTLREAGLVSLIDRGNVLLAQLRRDEIEKTYPGLLDILVSERLHS, from the coding sequence ATGACTAAAGTAAAAAGAGAGAACCATCCGTTGGTTCTGGCGACTGTATTGAAGGCGTTAAGTGACCCAACGCGCCTGAAGATCATTCAGGAACTTATCATTGATGAGGTTGGTGCTGAAAGACACTGTACATCTTTCAGTGGCCTGGCTGATGTTGCCCGGGCGACAAGATCACATCATTTCAAAACCTTGAGGGAAGCTGGCCTTGTTTCATTAATTGACAGAGGTAATGTACTTCTGGCTCAGCTGAGACGAGATGAAATTGAAAAAACTTATCCCGGTCTGCTTGATATCCTTGTAAGTGAACGTCTCCATTCCTGA
- a CDS encoding type III secretion protein: MRRHSPPEPEAETDAAAAELQRTLNLLLPIRRQRLSRSERQQRAEEQALQAVIGETHQTEQRLAEKRGAYQQIRATFMQNNGGVQQQKFLLERALQSEQQAAEQVDNERLSLHQLAQQQIEQQQRVEQAQQETRLRQRDVEKLEYLLEQNEVTG, encoded by the coding sequence ATGCGCCGTCACTCACCGCCTGAACCTGAAGCTGAAACCGATGCCGCTGCGGCAGAACTGCAGCGCACGCTTAACCTGCTGCTGCCCATTCGCCGCCAGCGGCTCAGCCGCAGCGAGCGCCAGCAGCGGGCAGAGGAGCAGGCGCTGCAGGCCGTGATCGGGGAAACGCATCAGACGGAGCAGCGCCTTGCGGAAAAGCGGGGCGCCTATCAGCAGATCCGCGCCACGTTTATGCAGAATAACGGTGGCGTACAGCAGCAAAAATTTCTTCTTGAACGCGCGTTGCAGAGCGAGCAGCAGGCGGCGGAGCAGGTGGATAACGAACGCCTGAGCCTGCATCAGCTGGCGCAGCAGCAGATAGAGCAACAGCAGCGGGTGGAGCAGGCGCAGCAGGAAACGCGGCTGCGGCAGCGCGACGTTGAGAAGCTGGAATATCTTCTTGAGCAAAACGAGGTAACAGGATGA
- the sctN gene encoding type III secretion system ATPase SctN produces the protein MQAELDKWFHGHQQRLARFAPVEIFGRITGISGILLESSLPGARIGDLCRIEGKNGTRVLAEVVGFNPHHTLLSALGQLDGIAQGARVTPLYQPHSIRVSEALLGSVLDGFGRPIEAGSISAFAQPGEIEGVKPVLGDAPPPTERPRIDTPLPTGMRAIDGLLTLGVGQRVGIFAGAGCGKTTLLAELARNTPCDVIVFGLIGERGRELREFLDHELDSELRSRTVLLCATSDRSSMERARAAFTATAIAEAFRDQGKSVLLILDSLTRFARAQREIGLALGEPPGRGGLPPSVYTLLPTLLERAGQTSTGAITALYSVLIEQDSMNDPVADEVRSLIDGHIVLTRKLAERGHYPAIDVLASLSRTMTNVVARQQVSEATAVRRLMAAWQQVEMLIRLGEYQPGNDSLTDAAVQAQSAINGYLQQAMRDPSDFEQTCFHLSEVSRYAPSLTA, from the coding sequence ATGCAGGCAGAGCTGGATAAGTGGTTTCATGGACATCAACAGCGGCTGGCACGCTTCGCACCGGTGGAAATCTTCGGACGTATTACCGGCATCAGCGGCATTCTGCTGGAGAGCAGCCTGCCGGGCGCAAGGATAGGCGACCTGTGCCGCATTGAGGGCAAAAACGGGACGCGCGTGCTGGCGGAAGTGGTGGGGTTCAATCCGCACCACACGCTGCTTTCCGCGCTGGGCCAGCTGGATGGTATTGCCCAGGGCGCCAGGGTAACGCCGCTCTATCAGCCGCACAGCATTCGGGTCTCGGAGGCGCTGCTGGGCAGCGTGCTGGATGGTTTTGGCCGCCCGATTGAAGCGGGCAGCATCAGCGCCTTTGCGCAGCCGGGCGAGATTGAGGGAGTGAAACCGGTGCTGGGTGATGCGCCGCCGCCTACCGAGCGGCCCAGAATCGACACCCCGCTGCCTACCGGCATGCGTGCCATCGACGGCTTGTTAACGCTGGGCGTGGGGCAGCGCGTCGGCATTTTTGCCGGTGCGGGCTGCGGGAAAACCACCTTACTGGCGGAACTGGCCCGCAATACGCCGTGCGACGTGATTGTTTTCGGGCTGATTGGCGAACGTGGCCGCGAGCTGCGCGAATTTCTGGACCATGAGCTGGACAGCGAATTGCGCAGCCGCACGGTGCTGCTCTGCGCCACCTCTGACCGCAGCAGCATGGAGCGCGCCCGTGCCGCCTTTACCGCCACCGCCATTGCCGAGGCGTTTCGTGACCAGGGGAAAAGCGTGCTGCTGATCCTGGATTCGCTGACCCGTTTTGCCCGCGCCCAGCGCGAAATCGGTCTGGCACTGGGCGAACCGCCAGGGCGCGGCGGTTTGCCGCCTTCCGTCTATACGCTGTTGCCAACGCTGCTGGAGAGGGCCGGACAAACTTCAACCGGCGCCATTACCGCGCTCTACTCCGTGCTGATCGAGCAGGATTCTATGAACGATCCGGTCGCGGACGAAGTGCGGTCGCTTATCGACGGCCACATTGTGTTGACCCGTAAACTGGCGGAGCGGGGCCACTATCCCGCCATCGATGTGCTGGCCAGCCTCAGCCGCACCATGACCAACGTGGTGGCCAGGCAGCAGGTAAGCGAGGCCACAGCAGTACGCCGGTTGATGGCCGCCTGGCAGCAGGTGGAGATGCTGATCCGTCTTGGCGAGTATCAGCCCGGCAACGACAGCCTGACCGACGCCGCCGTGCAGGCGCAGAGCGCCATTAACGGCTATCTGCAGCAGGCTATGCGCGACCCGTCCGATTTCGAGCAAACCTGTTTTCATCTGTCGGAGGTAAGCCGCTATGCGCCGTCACTCACCGCCTGA
- the sctU gene encoding type III secretion system export apparatus subunit SctU — MSEKTENATPQKLKESRKKGQVGQTPDIPKLLICIGVMETVFALVEGGMQRLEAMIMLPLGRLNDPFGHAMQEVALDGLMVLLYFCGIVCALIFLLRIIGGWIQFGPLFATEALQPKFDAINPVGHLKNMFSARQMTTLLTSVLKSIAIGTVFYLAIKPDLGPLAQLAYGDDLNGFWLSVLALFKKIVRETLMLLLVMSAIDFGLQKYFFLKQQRMSHEDIRNEFKQSEGDPHMKGHRRSMSQEILNEAPKPKREVALEDADMVLVNPTHYAVGLYYRPGETPLPSMVFKAAGYEAQDIIAEAQSRNVPVIRFIWLTRTLYRTVEEGEYIPRETLKAVAQVYRLLKELEDQQLDDIVEIED; from the coding sequence GTGTCCGAGAAAACCGAAAACGCCACGCCGCAAAAGCTCAAAGAGTCGCGAAAAAAGGGGCAGGTGGGGCAGACGCCAGATATCCCTAAACTGCTGATCTGCATCGGCGTGATGGAAACAGTTTTTGCCCTGGTGGAGGGGGGCATGCAGCGGCTTGAGGCGATGATTATGCTGCCGCTGGGCAGGCTGAACGATCCGTTCGGCCATGCGATGCAGGAGGTGGCGCTGGATGGGCTGATGGTACTGCTCTATTTTTGCGGCATCGTTTGCGCCCTGATCTTTCTGCTGCGGATAATCGGCGGCTGGATCCAGTTTGGTCCGCTGTTTGCCACCGAAGCGCTACAGCCAAAATTTGATGCCATCAACCCCGTCGGGCATCTCAAAAACATGTTCTCAGCCAGGCAGATGACCACTCTGCTGACCAGCGTGCTGAAATCGATTGCCATTGGCACCGTCTTCTATCTGGCGATCAAACCTGATTTAGGGCCGCTGGCTCAGCTGGCGTACGGTGACGATCTTAACGGCTTCTGGCTTTCCGTGCTGGCGCTCTTTAAGAAGATCGTGCGGGAAACGCTGATGCTGTTGCTGGTGATGAGCGCGATCGATTTTGGCCTGCAAAAATATTTCTTCCTGAAGCAGCAGCGTATGAGCCACGAAGATATCCGTAACGAGTTCAAGCAGAGCGAAGGTGACCCGCATATGAAGGGGCACCGCAGATCAATGTCGCAGGAAATCCTCAACGAAGCGCCAAAACCAAAGCGGGAAGTTGCGCTGGAGGATGCCGATATGGTGCTGGTCAATCCTACGCACTATGCGGTCGGCCTCTATTACCGGCCGGGCGAAACGCCGCTGCCCTCTATGGTGTTCAAAGCCGCAGGCTATGAGGCGCAGGATATTATTGCCGAGGCGCAGAGCCGCAACGTGCCAGTAATTCGCTTTATCTGGCTGACGCGCACGCTCTACCGCACCGTTGAGGAGGGGGAGTATATTCCGCGTGAAACGCTGAAGGCGGTAGCGCAGGTTTATCGCCTGCTGAAGGAGCTGGAGGATCAGCAGCTGGACGATATTGTGGAGATAGAGGATTAG
- the sctT gene encoding type III secretion system export apparatus subunit SctT, with translation MGHNTLFDGYHFILAVTLAMARIFPCLLLSPVFSFNAIKGGLRSGIVLALALFPAPVIQQQLSIDDPSLFLLAALAVKEVIIGILIGLLMAMPFWLFESVGALFDNQRGALMGGQLNPQLGPDVTPLGFLMQQSIILLLVVGLGLSTITQIIWDSYRLWPAMQWMPFPSEAGFKVYLDLLGSVFTHMVLYAGPLVALLLLVDFSVGILSIYSPQLQATVLAMPAKCLLGMLFFVLYLPILNYVGGEKLYELKDLIPHLADMFGTGGK, from the coding sequence ATGGGGCATAACACCCTGTTCGATGGCTACCATTTTATCCTGGCCGTCACGCTCGCTATGGCGAGAATATTCCCCTGCCTGCTGCTCTCTCCCGTCTTCTCCTTCAACGCCATCAAAGGCGGCCTGCGCTCGGGTATCGTGCTGGCGCTGGCGCTGTTTCCGGCACCGGTGATCCAGCAGCAGCTCTCGATCGACGATCCCTCCCTGTTCCTGCTGGCCGCGCTGGCGGTAAAAGAGGTGATCATCGGCATCCTGATTGGCCTGCTGATGGCGATGCCTTTCTGGCTGTTCGAGTCGGTGGGCGCGCTGTTCGATAACCAGCGCGGGGCACTGATGGGCGGCCAGCTTAACCCGCAGCTGGGGCCGGACGTCACGCCGCTCGGTTTTCTGATGCAGCAGTCGATCATTCTGCTGCTGGTGGTGGGGCTGGGACTCTCAACCATCACGCAGATCATCTGGGACAGCTATCGCCTCTGGCCCGCCATGCAGTGGATGCCGTTCCCCAGCGAGGCGGGCTTCAAGGTTTACCTCGACCTGCTCGGCAGCGTCTTCACGCATATGGTGCTCTATGCCGGGCCGCTGGTGGCGCTGCTGCTGCTGGTGGATTTCAGCGTCGGTATTCTGAGTATCTACAGCCCTCAGCTGCAGGCAACGGTGCTGGCGATGCCCGCCAAATGCCTGCTGGGCATGCTGTTCTTTGTGCTCTATCTGCCGATCCTCAACTACGTGGGCGGCGAAAAACTTTATGAACTCAAAGATTTGATCCCGCATCTCGCCGATATGTTTGGTACAGGGGGCAAATAG
- a CDS encoding HAD-IA family hydrolase produces MISDKKNTDFYWFDFGGVLSPPIAELFEIYYEKTGIPARELQAAMKFVADEMGLPVLAPVENAFLTERQWGARLRAAMAHLFPATDTRRAELENFGQQWFDKIPGNTTMIQQVKNMKKAGYRVGILTNNVIEWEPHWQAMIGLNDVVEHIVDSCKVQSRKPEHKFFSIAEQIASVAPERCILIDDLLENCQSAEKRGWRAIHFISNSDCLNKLHKLTEVK; encoded by the coding sequence ATGATTTCTGATAAAAAGAATACGGACTTTTACTGGTTCGATTTTGGCGGTGTTCTATCGCCCCCTATCGCCGAATTGTTCGAAATATATTATGAAAAGACTGGGATTCCAGCCAGGGAATTACAGGCTGCGATGAAATTTGTGGCGGATGAGATGGGTCTGCCTGTACTGGCTCCTGTTGAAAATGCTTTTCTGACTGAGCGGCAATGGGGAGCGCGGCTACGCGCCGCAATGGCTCACCTCTTTCCTGCTACAGATACGAGGCGGGCAGAATTAGAAAATTTTGGACAGCAATGGTTTGATAAAATCCCCGGTAATACAACTATGATTCAACAAGTTAAAAATATGAAGAAAGCAGGTTATCGGGTTGGTATCTTGACTAATAATGTTATTGAGTGGGAGCCCCACTGGCAGGCAATGATTGGGCTTAATGATGTCGTTGAGCATATCGTTGATTCCTGCAAAGTTCAGAGCAGAAAACCGGAACATAAGTTTTTTTCTATTGCAGAGCAGATTGCCAGTGTCGCACCTGAACGGTGCATCCTTATTGATGATTTGCTGGAAAATTGTCAGTCGGCTGAAAAACGTGGCTGGCGAGCAATTCATTTTATCAGTAACAGTGATTGCCTGAATAAGCTACATAAACTAACGGAAGTTAAATAA
- a CDS encoding FliM/FliN family flagellar motor switch protein, with the protein MKATPLRSLSSEEASLRQRIGAGCFYPFELAGEQGVLSLALADGRQPGEMSHWQSEVGMLHFSDAQSVLSLMSHCPTFTAPADLPEQAWYWSRWHQQLSAELLALFGHLANKRDQTEAGDLLLTLSVEWGSQRGRSLLALSATSLSALLAKSGWQRTLCPLPESLTLTLPLAVGDIVLSSDALLALREGDVLLPPEPCFTPDGRGVIRCASHLLYGEIQLQPGQMAHYILTKMERLNVTLTPEEFEHAPVSPPESNWDAEPLAAETDFAPLPLSLSVRCGQLKLTLGELQQLGPGSMVMISNVTPGEAMLCHGDYPLAKGELVDVEGRLGLQITHMLPGSHNPLAR; encoded by the coding sequence ATGAAAGCAACGCCTCTGCGAAGTCTGAGCAGTGAGGAAGCGAGCCTGCGTCAGCGTATCGGCGCAGGCTGTTTTTACCCCTTTGAGCTGGCGGGAGAGCAGGGCGTGCTCTCTCTGGCGCTGGCGGATGGACGCCAGCCAGGCGAGATGAGCCACTGGCAGTCAGAAGTGGGTATGCTGCATTTTTCGGATGCTCAGTCCGTGCTCTCTCTGATGTCGCACTGCCCTACCTTTACCGCGCCAGCCGACCTGCCGGAGCAGGCCTGGTACTGGTCGCGCTGGCATCAACAACTTTCAGCCGAACTTCTTGCGCTGTTCGGCCACTTAGCTAATAAGCGAGACCAAACGGAAGCTGGCGACCTGCTGCTGACCCTGTCAGTCGAGTGGGGCAGCCAGCGGGGGCGAAGCCTGTTAGCGCTCTCTGCCACCAGCCTGTCGGCACTGCTGGCAAAAAGCGGCTGGCAGCGGACCCTCTGCCCGTTACCGGAAAGTTTGACGCTGACTTTGCCACTGGCTGTTGGCGACATCGTCCTCTCATCAGACGCGCTGCTGGCGCTGCGTGAAGGCGATGTTTTGCTGCCGCCCGAGCCCTGTTTCACCCCGGATGGACGCGGCGTTATCCGTTGCGCTTCTCATCTGCTTTATGGGGAGATCCAGCTGCAGCCCGGCCAGATGGCCCATTATATTCTTACAAAGATGGAGAGATTGAACGTGACCCTTACCCCTGAAGAGTTTGAGCACGCGCCCGTATCGCCCCCTGAATCCAACTGGGATGCTGAGCCGCTGGCGGCAGAAACAGATTTTGCCCCGTTACCGCTCTCCCTGTCGGTTCGTTGCGGACAGCTGAAGCTCACGCTGGGGGAGCTACAGCAACTTGGCCCGGGTTCGATGGTAATGATCAGCAACGTGACGCCAGGGGAAGCTATGCTCTGCCACGGCGACTATCCGTTAGCCAAGGGGGAGCTGGTGGATGTGGAAGGCAGGCTGGGCCTGCAAATCACCCATATGCTACCCGGCAGCCACAATCCGCTGGCTCGTTAG
- the sctR gene encoding type III secretion system export apparatus subunit SctR, with the protein MENLSLNPMTLALFLGALSLVPILMIVCTCFLKISMVLMLTRNAMGVQQVPPNMAIYGIALAASLFVMAPVFNEMSQRVKTVPIDTQSADRLDYTVSNGVEPLKRFMVKNTDPDILTHLQENAQRMWPKEMADSVQHDSPLLLIPSFVLSELQNGFKIGFLIFIPFIVVDLIVSNVLLALGMQMVSPMTISLPLKILLFVLVSGWTRLLDGLFYSYM; encoded by the coding sequence ATGGAGAATCTGTCGCTGAACCCGATGACGCTGGCCCTGTTTCTTGGGGCCTTGTCACTGGTGCCGATTCTGATGATTGTCTGCACCTGCTTTCTGAAGATATCGATGGTGCTGATGCTGACCCGCAACGCGATGGGGGTGCAGCAGGTACCGCCCAATATGGCGATTTACGGCATCGCGCTTGCCGCCTCGCTGTTTGTTATGGCGCCGGTGTTTAACGAGATGAGCCAGCGGGTAAAAACGGTGCCGATCGATACGCAGTCTGCCGACCGACTCGATTACACCGTTTCTAACGGCGTTGAACCCTTAAAGCGCTTTATGGTGAAAAATACCGATCCCGATATTCTTACTCACCTGCAGGAGAACGCCCAGCGTATGTGGCCAAAGGAGATGGCCGACTCGGTCCAGCATGACAGCCCACTGCTGCTGATCCCCTCTTTTGTGCTCTCTGAACTGCAGAACGGCTTCAAGATCGGCTTTCTGATCTTTATCCCGTTTATTGTGGTGGATCTCATCGTCTCTAACGTGCTGTTGGCGCTGGGTATGCAGATGGTGTCGCCAATGACCATCTCGCTGCCGCTGAAAATTTTGCTGTTCGTGCTGGTCAGCGGCTGGACGCGCCTGCTGGATGGCCTGTTCTACAGCTATATGTGA
- a CDS encoding FHA domain-containing protein, translating to MFELRVLSGRHQGAALPVTGGEWTLGSAQEADLLLSDAGVLAHHATLIFAEDRWLLQPVEGSIRTLQQERAEPIDPLPADTPFALGEAWLSFVPADRPWEAMNREPQPVAAAPVAAAVATAESPAPSRTFSRGVQALSISLILLLSFTIISWILQPTVAQTSTTGSNRKVLETLQEVRPPLVAMLRDRGLTPGVKIDMGKGTLILNGELNKEQLQILERMLVRFQAQYNVLPKLVNNTRLYSAKLPFRIVQITTGKRANVVTDAGERLFIGDEVDDLRLVAITSSEIEFAGREHIKVNW from the coding sequence ATGTTTGAACTACGCGTACTTTCAGGTCGTCATCAGGGGGCGGCCTTACCCGTTACCGGCGGTGAGTGGACGTTAGGCAGCGCCCAGGAAGCTGACCTGCTGCTGAGCGACGCGGGCGTTCTGGCACACCATGCCACGCTGATTTTTGCTGAAGATCGCTGGCTGCTGCAGCCGGTGGAAGGCAGCATCCGTACGCTGCAGCAGGAGCGCGCTGAGCCGATCGATCCTCTTCCAGCGGATACCCCCTTTGCGCTGGGCGAGGCCTGGCTGAGCTTTGTGCCGGCGGACCGGCCCTGGGAAGCGATGAACCGCGAGCCGCAGCCTGTTGCCGCCGCCCCCGTTGCTGCCGCAGTGGCCACTGCCGAAAGCCCGGCGCCTTCGCGGACCTTCTCCCGCGGCGTCCAGGCGCTCTCCATCAGCCTGATTTTACTGCTCAGCTTCACCATTATCAGCTGGATCCTGCAGCCGACCGTGGCGCAAACCTCCACCACCGGATCTAACCGTAAAGTGCTGGAGACGCTGCAGGAAGTCCGCCCGCCGCTGGTTGCGATGCTGCGGGATCGGGGTCTGACCCCCGGCGTGAAGATCGATATGGGTAAAGGCACGCTGATCCTCAACGGCGAGCTGAATAAAGAGCAGCTGCAAATTCTGGAACGCATGCTGGTGCGCTTCCAGGCGCAGTACAACGTGCTACCGAAGCTGGTCAATAACACCCGACTCTACAGTGCCAAACTGCCTTTCCGCATCGTGCAGATCACCACCGGGAAGCGGGCAAACGTGGTGACCGATGCCGGAGAACGGCTCTTTATCGGTGATGAGGTCGATGACCTTCGCCTGGTCGCCATCACCTCCAGCGAGATCGAATTTGCCGGTCGCGAACATATCAAGGTGAACTGGTAA